ATCGAGACCCAATACATCGCCCGCCTCCTCGAAGGTCTCCCGGACGGCCGCCTGATGGCTGCCGAAGGCAGACATCATCTTCAGGGACTGGGAGCCCTGGCCTGGAAAGATACATGCCATCGTCATTGGAGATACCGCCTGATCAATACCTGATGAGGGCCGAGCCCCACGTGAAGCCACCACCGAAGGCCTCCAGCAACAGTAGCTCGCCGCGCTTGATGCGACCGTCCTTGACCGCGGTATCCAGGGCCAGGGGAACGGAGGCCCCGGAGGTATTGCCGTGGGTATCCACGGTGACTACCACGTTGTCCATGGACATCTTCAGCTTGCGTGCGGTGGCGGCGATGATACGGATATTGGCCTGGTGAGGTACCAGCCAGTCCACGTCGCTCTTCGCCAGCCCGTTGGCCTCCAGGGTCTCGTCCACGATCCTGCCCAGGGTATTCACCGCCACCCGGAACACCTCGTTGCCCTGCATGCGCAGATAGGCCTTGCCCTCGGCCGTGTGGTCGTAGCCCTCGGAAATCCCGCCGTCCACCGTCAGCAAATGCTCATACGCGCCGTCGGCGTGGATATGGGTGGACATGATTCCGGGCTCTTCGCTCGCCTCCAGCACCACCGCCCCCGCGCCGTCGGCGAACAGCACGCAGGTGCCCCGATCCGTCCAGTCGATGATGCGGGACATGGTCTCCGCCCCCACCACCAGGGCGTTCCTGACGTGACCGGAGCGTATGAACTGATCGGCTACCGACAATGCATAGATGAATCCCGTGCACACCGCCTGGACGTCGAAGGCCGGGCAGCCGCTGATGCCGAGTCGGCCCTGGAGCAGACACGCGGTACTGGGGAACACCTTGTCCGCCGTGGTGGTGGCAACGATGATGAGTTCCACCGCGTCGAGATTCAGCCCACTGTGATCCAGGGCCCGGCGCGCCGCCCGCTCGGCCAGATCGCAGGTGGTTTCGCCGTCACGGGCGATACGGCGCTCACGGATCCCCGTGCGCTCCACGATCCAGCTGTCGCTGGTGTCCACCATCTTCTCGAGATCGGCGTTCGTCAGCACCTTCTCGGGCAGATAACTGCCGGTACCCATGATGCGGGAATGGGTCACGATGCGGCCCTGGCCTCCAGGCGCTGCTGCATATGGTTCCGGATACGGGCGGGTACGTCGTTGGCCACCTCGTTCACCGCCTCGTCGATGGCGTGGGTGAAGGCGAGCCGATCCGCCCCACCGTGACTCTTGATGACGATGCCCTGGAGGCCGAGCAGGCTGGCGCCGTTGTAGCGGCGTGGATCGAGGCGCAGTTTCAGGGATCGCAATACGGGCAGAGCCACCAGCCCCGCCATGCGGGTGACGAGGTTGCGGCCGAATTCGAGTTTCAGATAATGGCTGATCATCTTGGCCACGCCCTCCGAGGTCTTGAGGGCGACGTTGCCCACGAAACCGTCACACACCACCACATCCGCCTCACCCGTGAAGATGCCGTCTCCCTCCACGTAGCCGATATAGTTGAGTCCGGTATCGGCCATCAGGGCCGAGGCCTGTTTGACGGTCTCGTTGCCCTTGATGGCTTCGGCCCCGATGTTGAGCAGCGCCACCCGTGGCGCGGCCTTGTGCTCCACCGCGCTGGTGAGATCGGACCCCATGATGGCGAACTGCACCAGCTGTGCCGGGGTGACGTCCACATTGGCCCCCAGGTCGAGCA
Above is a window of Gammaproteobacteria bacterium DNA encoding:
- the plsX gene encoding phosphate acyltransferase PlsX is translated as MESFAIALDAMGGDHGPEVVVPAAIDALDRHPGLRLVLVGNEQILAPLAASAGEEARHRLTIRHASQMVGMDESPAAALRGKRDSSMRVAIDLVKQGTAAACVSAGNTGALMAMAKFVLHTLPGIDRPAIATALPTMKGHVHVLDLGANVDVTPAQLVQFAIMGSDLTSAVEHKAAPRVALLNIGAEAIKGNETVKQASALMADTGLNYIGYVEGDGIFTGEADVVVCDGFVGNVALKTSEGVAKMISHYLKLEFGRNLVTRMAGLVALPVLRSLKLRLDPRRYNGASLLGLQGIVIKSHGGADRLAFTHAIDEAVNEVANDVPARIRNHMQQRLEARAAS
- a CDS encoding beta-ketoacyl-ACP synthase III: MTHSRIMGTGSYLPEKVLTNADLEKMVDTSDSWIVERTGIRERRIARDGETTCDLAERAARRALDHSGLNLDAVELIIVATTTADKVFPSTACLLQGRLGISGCPAFDVQAVCTGFIYALSVADQFIRSGHVRNALVVGAETMSRIIDWTDRGTCVLFADGAGAVVLEASEEPGIMSTHIHADGAYEHLLTVDGGISEGYDHTAEGKAYLRMQGNEVFRVAVNTLGRIVDETLEANGLAKSDVDWLVPHQANIRIIAATARKLKMSMDNVVVTVDTHGNTSGASVPLALDTAVKDGRIKRGELLLLEAFGGGFTWGSALIRY